In Streptococcus sp. SN-1, a single genomic region encodes these proteins:
- a CDS encoding helix-turn-helix transcriptional regulator — MFSPTKLKRKRESQVLSQSQLASSLGISRASYFNWESGKTKPNQNNLSKLSEILNVDLRYFESEYEIVETYLKLTERNQEATLNYATELLNKQNAKVVDIPERFAYKVYEKLSAGTGTAYFDDGNYDTVYFNHQFDYDFASWVFGDSMEPTYENGSVALIKQTGFDYDGSIYAIDWDGQTYIKKVYREENGLRLVSLNRNYSDNFAPYDENPRIIGKIVGNFMPLED; from the coding sequence ATGTTTTCACCTACTAAATTAAAAAGAAAAAGAGAAAGTCAAGTATTATCTCAATCTCAACTTGCATCCAGTTTGGGAATTAGTAGAGCCTCATACTTTAATTGGGAATCAGGTAAAACAAAGCCTAATCAAAACAATTTAAGCAAATTGAGTGAGATTTTGAATGTAGATCTTCGATATTTTGAATCAGAGTATGAAATAGTTGAAACCTATCTCAAACTAACGGAAAGGAATCAAGAAGCAACACTTAATTATGCTACAGAACTGTTGAACAAACAGAATGCCAAGGTTGTAGACATTCCTGAGCGTTTTGCTTATAAAGTTTATGAAAAATTATCAGCTGGTACCGGAACAGCTTATTTTGATGATGGTAATTACGATACTGTTTACTTTAATCATCAATTTGATTATGATTTTGCATCGTGGGTGTTTGGGGATTCAATGGAACCGACATATGAAAATGGTTCGGTAGCTCTTATTAAGCAAACGGGCTTTGATTATGACGGGTCTATCTATGCGATAGATTGGGATGGTCAAACCTATATTAAGAAAGTGTATCGTGAAGAAAATGGGCTTCGATTAGTTTCACTCAATCGGAACTATTCAGATAATTTTGCGCCTTATGATGAGAATCCTCGTATCATAGGGAAAATCGTTGGAAACTTTATGCCTTTAGAGGATTGA
- a CDS encoding ZmpA/ZmpB/ZmpC family metallo-endopeptidase — protein MSLLKKDKFSIRKIKGIVGSVFLGSLLFAPSVVGAATYHYLDYANLTQNERAHLKSGTPDESKESYALVYEKDALPNTGSSQSIMTVFGLLTIASLVVVITKDKRNKKIATFLIVGATGLVTLSTASALNLNANIHDSGRDGVLQISGYRYVGYLELDDRTVSSVSPASTVSPVEQPKVVTEKGESKVQPALPEAVVTEKGEPEVQPALPEAVVTDKGEPEVQPALPEAVVTDKGEPEVQPTLPEAVVTDKGKPEVQPALPEAVVTDKGEPEVQSTLPEAVVTDKGEPEVQPALPEAVVTDKGKPEVQPALPEAVVTDKGEPEVQPALPEAVVTDKGKPEVQPALPEAVVTDKGEPEVHEKQEYTAPIDGNLVEPEVHEKPAYTEPVGTTGVDEKGNLIEPPVIDIPEYTEPLSTVSEVAPEIEELPSLHTDIRTETIPKTTIEESDSTKFIGDDSVKQVGEDGERQIVTSYEELHGKKISDPVETVTVLKEMKPEILVKGTKEKPKEKMAPVLTLERTDTNVLDRSANLSYHLVNADGVKINKITATIKDGNEIVKTVDLTSEQLNKQVEDLKFYKDYKIETTMTYDRGKGEETATLEEKPLRLDLKKIELKNIASTNLVKVEEDGTETLNDFLTETPTETEKYYLKVTSRDNKVTRLAVDKIEEINQAGQVLYKVTARAVDLIQHTDPSKIRNEYVYYMEKPRPKVGNVYYNFKELIEDMQKKPDGEFKLGADLNATNTPTPNKSYVTNVFKGKLLSDGSNHFTIHNLARPLFARAENAHIHDINLGNVNINMPWADRTAPLGENFKNSTIENIKVTGQVVGNNDVTGMVNKLDESIMRNVAFIGKIESVGNKGSWSGGLVSESWRSNVDSSYVDANIKANNAKFGGLIAKIDHGVNPMDVKQKGHLTKSVVKGSMTLKTNNQSGGLIHDNYNWGWVENNISMMKVNNGEIMYGSGSVDSGDPDFGFHYFKNNVYVKDVASGNVSYERSKQIQGVDQAEADKRIATFNITADKYEITDPLVNRLNNLTTRDNEYKTTQDYDATREQAYHNIEKLQPFYNKEWIVNQGNRLATSSNLMTKEVLSVTGMKNGQFVTDLSDIDKIMVHYADGTKEEMVVTAKADSKVAQVKEYDVAGQNIVYTPNMVVKNRDKLIADVKERLSSVDLISAEVRALMDIRKKAEENTDARKDGYIRNLYLEESFAEVKQNLDKLVKSLIENEDHQLNGDDAAMKSLLKKVEDNKAKIIMGLTYLNRYYDIKYGDLSIKDMMMFKPDFYGKTPSVIDRLIQIGSREHFLKGDRTQDAYKEVIAGATGKGDLRSFLDYNMRLFTEDKDLNDWFIHSAKNVYVVEPETSTEAFKDKRHRVFDGLNNDVHGRMILPLLNLKKAHIFMISTYNTMAYSSFEKYGKNTEEERKELKKRIDEVAKAQQTYLDFWSRLALPSVRNKLLKSEYMVPTPVWDNQSYAGIKDANRQGYGKGGAVVSPIRELFGPTDRWHQVNGAMGAMAKIYEKPWKDEQVYFMVTNMLDQFGISAFTHETTHINDRVAYFGGHNHRQGTDLEAFAQGMLQTPDKSTTNGEYGALGINMAYHRPNDGNQWYNPDPDKLQTRDQIDHYMKNYNEAMMMLDYAEAEAVLPKVKGDNSKWFKKIDRETRRPMDRNKLGAPHQWDKVRDLTDAEKATKLETIDDLVNNNFMTIHGNPGNKVFHPEDFGTAYVNVNMMAGIYGGNTSPGAPGSLSFKHNAFRMWGYFGYENGFIGYVSSKYQGEADKQNQGRLGDDFIIKKVSNNQFLNLEDWKKHWYHDVKARAEKGFTEITIDGQTIHNYNELKALFDKAVTEDLKKAGNYSNTENLKSKVFKALLKNTDGFFNQLFK, from the coding sequence TTGTCATTATTAAAAAAAGATAAATTTTCCATTCGGAAAATAAAAGGTATTGTTGGTTCAGTATTTCTTGGGAGTCTTTTATTTGCACCCTCAGTTGTGGGTGCAGCCACATATCACTACTTGGATTATGCTAATTTGACGCAAAATGAACGTGCTCACCTGAAATCAGGTACTCCTGATGAATCAAAAGAGTCATATGCTTTGGTTTATGAGAAAGACGCACTACCAAACACAGGAAGTTCTCAATCTATTATGACTGTATTTGGTTTATTGACCATCGCTAGTCTTGTTGTAGTTATTACAAAAGATAAGAGAAATAAAAAAATAGCTACATTTTTGATTGTAGGGGCGACAGGTTTAGTTACACTATCAACTGCTTCAGCACTTAATTTGAATGCTAACATCCATGATTCTGGTCGTGATGGTGTGTTGCAAATTTCTGGTTACAGATATGTTGGTTACCTGGAGCTTGATGATAGAACTGTTTCGTCGGTTTCTCCGGCATCAACTGTTTCGCCAGTTGAGCAACCCAAAGTTGTGACTGAGAAAGGCGAATCTAAGGTTCAACCAGCATTACCTGAAGCGGTTGTGACCGAAAAAGGAGAACCTGAAGTTCAACCAGCATTACCTGAAGCGGTTGTAACTGATAAAGGAGAACCTGAAGTTCAACCAGCATTACCTGAAGCGGTTGTAACTGATAAAGGAGAACCTGAAGTTCAACCAACATTACCAGAAGCTGTTGTGACTGATAAAGGGAAACCTGAAGTTCAGCCAGCGTTACCAGAAGCTGTTGTAACTGACAAAGGGGAACCTGAAGTTCAATCAACATTACCAGAAGCTGTTGTAACTGACAAAGGAGAACCAGAGGTTCAACCAGCATTACCAGAAGCTGTTGTGACTGATAAAGGGAAACCAGAAGTTCAGCCAGCCTTACCAGAAGCTGTGGTGACTGATAAAGGGGAACCTGAAGTTCAACCAGCATTACCAGAAGCTGTTGTGACTGATAAAGGGAAACCAGAAGTTCAGCCAGCCTTACCAGAAGCTGTGGTGACTGATAAAGGGGAACCTGAAGTTCATGAGAAACAAGAATATACAGCTCCAATTGACGGTAATCTTGTTGAACCAGAAGTTCATGAAAAACCAGCATACACGGAACCTGTAGGCACCACAGGAGTAGATGAAAAGGGAAACTTGATTGAGCCACCTGTTATCGACATTCCAGAGTATACTGAACCACTATCTACAGTTTCAGAAGTTGCACCAGAAATAGAGGAGCTACCTTCTTTACACACTGACATTCGGACAGAGACTATTCCTAAAACGACTATAGAAGAATCTGATTCTACCAAATTTATAGGCGATGATTCTGTTAAACAAGTTGGTGAAGATGGCGAACGTCAAATTGTTACTAGCTATGAAGAGTTACATGGCAAAAAAATCAGTGACCCAGTTGAAACCGTAACTGTGTTGAAAGAAATGAAGCCTGAAATTCTTGTAAAAGGTACAAAAGAAAAACCAAAAGAAAAAATGGCTCCTGTTTTGACTTTGGAACGAACAGATACAAATGTATTAGACCGCTCCGCAAATCTTTCTTATCATTTAGTTAATGCAGATGGAGTCAAGATCAATAAAATTACTGCGACAATTAAAGATGGAAATGAAATTGTCAAAACAGTAGATTTAACTTCAGAGCAATTAAATAAGCAGGTAGAAGATTTAAAATTCTACAAGGACTATAAGATAGAAACCACTATGACCTATGACCGTGGTAAGGGAGAAGAGACTGCAACATTAGAAGAGAAGCCACTTCGCTTGGATTTGAAAAAAATTGAGTTGAAAAACATTGCCTCAACAAATCTTGTAAAAGTTGAAGAAGATGGAACAGAAACATTGAACGACTTCCTGACTGAGACACCAACAGAGACTGAAAAATACTATCTCAAAGTGACTTCTCGGGATAACAAAGTGACTCGTTTAGCAGTTGATAAAATCGAAGAGATTAATCAGGCTGGCCAAGTTCTCTACAAAGTAACCGCAAGAGCTGTTGACCTTATTCAGCATACTGACCCAAGTAAGATACGAAATGAGTACGTTTATTACATGGAAAAACCACGACCAAAGGTTGGAAATGTATATTACAACTTCAAAGAACTCATTGAAGATATGCAGAAAAAACCTGATGGTGAGTTTAAACTTGGGGCTGACTTAAATGCAACTAACACCCCAACCCCGAACAAATCATATGTGACGAATGTGTTCAAAGGAAAATTATTGAGTGATGGAAGTAATCACTTCACTATCCATAATCTAGCACGGCCATTATTTGCAAGAGCTGAAAATGCTCACATCCATGACATTAATCTGGGTAATGTAAACATAAACATGCCTTGGGCTGACCGAACAGCACCACTCGGTGAAAACTTTAAGAATTCAACAATAGAAAATATCAAAGTGACTGGCCAAGTTGTTGGTAACAATGACGTGACGGGTATGGTGAACAAACTTGACGAATCCATCATGCGCAATGTTGCTTTCATTGGTAAAATCGAAAGTGTGGGTAACAAAGGTTCGTGGTCTGGTGGACTTGTCAGCGAAAGTTGGCGAAGTAATGTTGATAGCTCTTATGTAGATGCAAATATTAAGGCAAACAACGCCAAATTCGGTGGACTGATTGCGAAAATCGACCACGGTGTAAACCCTATGGATGTAAAACAAAAAGGTCACTTGACTAAATCCGTTGTTAAAGGATCCATGACTCTCAAAACAAATAACCAAAGCGGTGGACTCATTCACGATAACTACAATTGGGGATGGGTTGAAAACAACATCAGCATGATGAAAGTAAACAATGGTGAAATCATGTACGGTTCCGGTTCAGTGGATTCGGGCGACCCAGACTTTGGATTCCATTACTTCAAGAACAATGTATATGTGAAAGATGTTGCGTCAGGCAATGTTTCATATGAACGTTCAAAACAAATTCAGGGTGTAGATCAAGCTGAAGCTGATAAACGTATCGCAACCTTCAATATCACTGCTGATAAGTATGAAATCACAGATCCTCTTGTGAATAGACTTAACAACCTAACAACTCGTGATAATGAGTATAAAACAACTCAAGATTATGACGCAACGCGTGAGCAGGCATACCACAACATTGAGAAACTACAACCCTTCTACAATAAAGAATGGATTGTAAACCAAGGTAACAGATTGGCTACAAGTTCAAACCTAATGACTAAAGAGGTGTTATCTGTAACAGGTATGAAGAATGGTCAGTTTGTGACGGACTTATCAGATATTGATAAGATTATGGTTCACTATGCGGATGGCACTAAAGAAGAAATGGTAGTTACCGCTAAAGCTGATTCTAAAGTAGCTCAAGTAAAAGAGTATGATGTAGCAGGTCAAAACATTGTCTATACACCAAATATGGTTGTTAAAAATCGAGACAAACTGATTGCAGATGTGAAAGAAAGACTTTCAAGTGTTGACCTAATTTCAGCTGAAGTACGCGCGTTAATGGATATACGTAAGAAGGCAGAAGAAAATACAGATGCTCGTAAAGATGGATATATTCGTAATCTATACTTAGAAGAAAGTTTTGCCGAAGTGAAGCAAAATCTAGATAAGTTAGTCAAATCCTTGATCGAAAATGAAGACCATCAATTGAACGGTGATGATGCCGCGATGAAATCGCTACTCAAGAAAGTAGAAGATAATAAAGCTAAGATTATAATGGGACTGACTTATCTCAATCGTTACTATGATATCAAATATGGTGATTTGAGTATCAAGGATATGATGATGTTCAAACCTGATTTCTATGGTAAAACACCAAGTGTCATCGACCGTTTGATTCAAATTGGTTCAAGGGAGCATTTCTTGAAAGGTGATCGTACACAAGATGCCTACAAAGAAGTGATTGCTGGTGCAACTGGTAAAGGTGATTTACGTAGCTTCTTAGACTATAACATGCGTTTGTTTACAGAAGATAAAGATTTGAATGACTGGTTTATTCATTCTGCGAAAAACGTTTATGTAGTAGAACCTGAAACAAGCACAGAAGCCTTTAAAGATAAGCGACATCGTGTATTTGACGGTTTAAACAATGACGTTCACGGTCGTATGATTTTACCATTGCTCAACTTGAAGAAAGCCCATATCTTTATGATTTCAACCTATAACACGATGGCTTATAGCTCATTTGAGAAATATGGTAAGAACACTGAAGAAGAACGTAAGGAATTGAAGAAACGTATTGATGAAGTCGCTAAAGCGCAACAAACTTACTTAGATTTCTGGTCTCGTTTAGCTCTCCCAAGTGTTCGTAACAAACTTTTGAAGAGCGAATATATGGTGCCAACACCTGTTTGGGATAATCAATCTTATGCAGGAATTAAAGATGCAAATCGTCAAGGTTATGGAAAAGGTGGAGCCGTGGTATCTCCTATTCGTGAACTATTCGGCCCGACTGACCGTTGGCATCAAGTTAATGGAGCTATGGGAGCGATGGCAAAAATCTACGAAAAACCGTGGAAAGATGAGCAAGTATACTTCATGGTAACCAATATGCTTGACCAGTTTGGTATTTCTGCCTTCACACATGAAACCACACACATTAATGACCGTGTAGCTTACTTTGGAGGACATAACCATCGTCAAGGTACGGATTTGGAAGCCTTTGCTCAAGGTATGTTACAAACTCCTGATAAGTCAACAACAAATGGTGAGTATGGTGCATTAGGTATTAACATGGCCTACCATCGACCAAATGATGGAAACCAGTGGTATAATCCAGACCCTGACAAACTTCAAACACGCGACCAAATCGACCACTACATGAAGAACTACAATGAAGCTATGATGATGCTTGATTATGCAGAAGCTGAAGCTGTGCTTCCTAAGGTTAAAGGTGACAATAGTAAGTGGTTCAAGAAAATTGACCGCGAAACACGTCGACCTATGGATAGAAATAAACTAGGTGCTCCTCACCAATGGGACAAAGTGCGTGACTTGACAGATGCTGAGAAAGCAACCAAGCTGGAAACCATCGATGACTTGGTAAATAATAATTTCATGACCATTCACGGAAATCCAGGCAATAAAGTCTTCCACCCAGAGGACTTTGGTACAGCCTATGTCAATGTTAATATGATGGCGGGTATTTACGGTGGTAATACGAGTCCAGGTGCCCCCGGTTCTCTATCCTTCAAACATAATGCTTTCCGTATGTGGGGTTACTTTGGCTATGAAAATGGATTTATCGGATATGTATCTAGTAAATACCAAGGTGAAGCGGATAAACAAAACCAGGGTAGATTGGGTGATGATTTCATTATCAAAAAAGTTTCAAACAACCAATTCTTAAACCTTGAAGATTGGAAGAAACATTGGTATCATGATGTGAAAGCCAGAGCTGAAAAAGGATTCACAGAGATTACAATTGATGGACAAACCATTCACAATTATAACGAATTGAAAGCCTTATTCGACAAAGCTGTCACAGAAGACCTCAAGAAAGCTGGAAACTACTCAAATACTGAGAATTTGAAATCCAAAGTATTCAAAGCCCTTCTTAAAAACACAGACGGTTTCTTTAACCAACTGTTTAAGTAA